GACCGTGAGCTTTAACCAAATTTACATAATGAATCAACCTTATATACAGCTGCACTTGTATACTTACATGATTTTTGAATCATCTGAATGGTATCtcaatattgtaaaataatggaCATTAACATAATTTAAACTTGGCAGATGTGTGGAAGAATGATGTGTAAGACAACATATCTTTTCCACCCCTAGAAGAAACttgtataaaaacatttattctcctGTTATTCAAGCAAATTTTGCAATACCCATCTTTGATATTTAGCTGCTATCCCAACATGACTccatttttattacagttcaAAAATGACTGAACAGAGCATCAACTGGATGTCGATAATCCTTCAAACAGTCCATCTTTTTAAGAAACAAGTCCAAGAATAATCAGTTGAATGTTGATTTTTGCACTGCAGGAATATTGTTGTCATAAACTGGATCTAGATTcgacatgtaaaaataaatgtaactatttaAACTTCAAGCAAATGCAATGATATATCAGTATAATCACACACCTATGCATGAGTCAGTGCTCTTCGTTGGAGGAGGAGTACCAAGGGCAAACATACCCTCGGTTTGAGCTCTACGGGTTCCACCTCCGCTTgatcctccatcttttcctccaATAACGACACAGATCTCAGCAGGGTTGGCATCTCCGACTTTCCCGTTGCTCTTCTCTGAGATCCCAGGCTCTTTCTTCACAGCAACCGTCGGTGGCGTACTACTCGTGGCTGTGGAGGGATCCGTGACTGCATTCCCATTTCCACTTTCAGCCTGCTCCTTCCCAGGATTAGGTGCCTCCGGTGCACTCATGACTCCACCTCCTCTGAGCCTGTGCTTCTGTACGAGGAGTAAAAACAGGAGTCGATATAAAAATACATCCTAGTAACGTAATTTGAAGCTATATGGCCTCCAATCTTTTCTCCATTCTTGCATTATACAATGGTgtatggaaataaacatttgtgtCTATTATCTAAGATGGACagcttgctttttttaaaaatgtttaacatgagACGCATTTTTACATTGTAATGAAAAAACAGGACTATGGTTCGAGATAACAAAGGATCTAATTAGTGCTTGAGAGGAACCTACAATTAACCAATTAGAAACAAGGAACGCGAACTAGTGCTATTGATGTCAAGCATTATAACATTGCGCTATGAGAAATTGtgccttttaatatttttaatgtggaaaaaaaagcatccaatCAATAGCTGAATATAATTCCTGAAAATTCTTAAGcttgtttataaataaaaaaaaatgcatgaaacaTTAATTATGTTTGGTTTCCATTCAGAAACAACATTTCTCTTTAGTAAAGCCATCTCTAATGTGGCCTTTAACAACATCTGATGAAAACATTGAATtaccttgtttgtttgttttttcacacaaactagttaattgaaaaatacaagctgttttaataaaacttttagaaaCTGTTATAAAAAACTGATAGTCTGCAGAGTAATTTACTACATATGAATATTTGCagaatttcaaaatattaaactgcTGCCTAGATCTTGTAATATCCTACTATCAGTCTTTACCTCAAAGTAAAGGTTTAAATCATCTTGTTAACATAATTTGTAAAAGTTGTGAAGAAAGAAGGCATTTGGCTATACCTAATTCTAATTGAAAACAATCTGGGCACCCTCAATGCTTTAGGATATCCTAGCATGCTAGCTGAGACCGTTTAACTGAGAGTTAAAATTGTGTAGTCATGTACACACAAACCAGACACTGATGGAGATGTTTACTGTGGTGGTGTTCAGTGTTGCTTAGCTGTTATTGGAAGTAATCTTTAATGGCTTAAATCCTACACCCCTGTGGTGCTCAAATCACTGCAATTTGAGAAATATCTAAATTACACAGCTTACCACGTGGCTATAAAAGGCCTTGTTAAAAGAATGAGCTCAAATGCAACCAACCAAAACAGAAGTATGCCAAAATGAATGATGttatggaaggaaggaaggaaaatcTGCCTTCTAATAATAGCACACCAATACAGCAACAAGTCTCCTTAAAGCCCAAAAGCACCTCTCTCTGAATAAGACACATGACCTAAAATGGGTAATACTAAAACcaaacattgttcttttttatatcAAATGGTAGATGTGCacatgcagttaaaaaaaaggtgGTGGAAACATTGAAATTGGGTGTTTTTCTAAGGGTTGAGACTTTATCAGATTCCTACTTAAACTACCCAACTTTTGGAAATTAAAGAAGCCGAGTTAATACtttgtacaaaatatttttgttgcaaatctTTTAAAAGTATGTCCCTGCCAGATTATATTTTTCTATGCATCGTGCCAAAATAGCTCAAGTCCAGTCAGAATGCAATGACTGCATCTGTCAACATCTATTCAAAAATAGTTGCTTtgttgttctctaacaaacagTTGAGGCCTTCATAAAATAGCTATGTCTACTAATTAGGTGAGTTCTGACGTTAATTGGCTACATAAGGTTTCATTTGCAGTTGTTCAAGTAAATCAGCCTACTTCATATGTAAATGTTATGCTGTCTATCTCACAGAATCACAATCCATTATATTTTGTGGATGGAACgtgataaaataagaaaacgtttaagggatatgaatactttcGCAACTACTGTAATTCATCTGTTTCTGATCTggacaatttaaagaaaaaagacataaattaaaagttgttttaaagcaACGCAAAGTTGAAAGTAGATTTAAAATGCATAACACAATGAAAGCATCATTTGAGAACAGTGCAGTTCAATGATTGCCTTTTGCTAATTATCTTTTTCAGAAGGCAGActgattaaatgaaatcaaatgaaaataaaatttgattgtttttttactgaaagtATTCACCAAAACAGGGTGAGGTGCTTTTGAGTCTGACAAGAAATTTGATATTAAACAACTTTTCAgaattgaggaaaaaaaatcattttgagtttttttatagTTCAAACAACTGGCCATTTatctctgaaacagaaaaagggcAGCTTGTAGTATCACTGCTGTGAATTTTTACAATACTTCACCTTTGTGCTAAAGTAACTGAACATTAAAAgtatatttccttttttctggACAGGTACAgcaatttgagaaaaatatgtagtttatttAGCTGCACTTAAATAAACTATTGTGAGTATAACATATTAATgtcagcttaaaaataaagcttgatcattaaaatgtaaaatcttcttTTCTTCACTTGGCCTAGATTTTACAGGAACCCGTCCAAaaatctctaaataaaaatatgtcgCTTCATGAAGACAACGTGATCCAAGAAGgctttaaaattgaaaattctGGCCCTCATTACTGGTAGACAAAGATTCTGcactttatttccatttctactttcacattttgtactACTTTACAGTAGTACAACGGGGTGGCTAAGTTAAACtgagatggggaaaaaaagagacaacacCCCTTTAATATTTAGGTGTTGTTGGGATGTAGAGATGAAGACAGCAGGAACATAGGGAAAAAAGGAGGATTTTTATTAACAGAACTCATTAGACTGGAAACATCATGGTGTGGACTACGGATACACCAACATCAATATTTGGGCTAGAATCTGACATAGATATTGCTATTATGGATGTTAGCGATATCGCATATAAGTTACTACACTTCggtattttagaaaaaaaaaaaattaccaccACGCTGACATCACTACTTattctctgcttcagttaaactctGTACAATCCTGCACTGAGTGATTGTCACTGCCATAACAAACAAACACCACGCGACCAACCTCCTCCCCAGTTCTAACGTCAGCCCAGTTTTACATATTGGTCTGGATGCTACACTGGTAAGTAAATGAACAGTTGGGGGAACGGCTGTTTAAGATCAGAAAACTGAGACTCTGAAGTAAAAGAATAACACtggaaaccaaaaaacaaaaggaaatataaGAAGCTGCAACCAAAATTATCCTACCACTATCATATTCCAACAGACTACAACAGGTTGACATGAATGTAAATATTCACTGGAATGAAAATGGTCAACGTAAGTAATGCAAGTCAAATCCTCAAACGAGATGCATGTACGTGTTTTAATCTAAAGGATGGGtgtatttttctctctgcaCTCACAGTAAACCACATAGATGAGGCGAAAAACCTGCAGAGCTATCTGACCCTTCTTTATTCATGCAGAACAGCTAATGATTACCATAGAGGCAATGAGAACAATAAGCACAGCATAGCtaataacatttacaaaaaaagaaaaaaaccctctctTTAAAATAGAGCTTTTTGggcaaatgttttaaagtacaGAACATTTCTCTTTATTAACACCTCTGTAGAATACCTACAGGAAGATTCAGTGATCTGAGCGACGTTGCTTTGCTCAGACCAAAGCAATAACTAATCATctatgattatttatttagagaCTATTGttagtttattaaatatttagcatgctGGGCTTGTGTACTGGAGCTACAGAAATTAAGATACAAGTGTGAGAAGTTCATGGTGCATATAAACAGATTGAGGAATAACTTTAATCATGCATGAATAAatcactaaaaaacaaaatgaggatgtttttgtgatgacctttagtttgaaaaaacgttttcaactggattttttccccccgcaCTTTCCACTaaattctgctgttttattgtcattgaGCGTTCTGAAGTTATGActaacattaatatttcaatattctGGTATGCTTCACTGTACTCTACAAAATATAATTGACGATACTTGTGGCATGTTGCGAGTCGGCACTGCTCAGATGGTTGGACGTGCCTTTTCTCCCCAAAAAAGCTATAAGAGGACTTTCAAAACCCCCTAATTCAACAAAATGTCACAAGTTAAAACAGAATTAAGTGCAAGGttcacagtgaaaaaaatcaaagccaTCCCACTCATTATCGTTCAAGTGAATTTTGATTTCAACACAACTGTTTTTCTTATAATTGTGTGACCTAAAAGCTGGTAGACGATCTTTCTGAAACACCATGTGTCGCTTCACAACAATTAATGCAGCTTCATCCTAAAGTCATGGCCAAAAAAGAAGTCGTAAAAACTACACAAGCATAAACAGTTTCAAATGAGCCTGAAGCTTAAGTTCCTCCAAGATTTGCACCACCTTATGTTGTTCTGTATGTACTGATTTACATGTACATACACACGTTTTATCTGGAAATCGCAATTTGTAAGTTGTGTTGGTTTAACATTGAATTCACTGCT
This genomic stretch from Poecilia reticulata strain Guanapo unplaced genomic scaffold, Guppy_female_1.0+MT scaffold_407, whole genome shotgun sequence harbors:
- the LOC103460974 gene encoding zinc finger protein 618-like isoform X1; the encoded protein is MSAPEAPNPGKEQAESGNGNAVTDPSTATSSTPPTVAVKKEPGISEKSNGKVGDANPAEICVVIGGKDGGSSGGGTRRAQTEGMFALGTPPPTKSTDSCIGSYVCAVCGKKYKYYNCFQTHVRAHRGKIFIIFINFFL
- the LOC103460974 gene encoding zinc finger protein 618-like isoform X2 — its product is MSAPEAPNPGKEQAESGNGNAVTDPSTATSSTPPTVAVKKEPGISEKSNGKVGDANPAEICVVIGGKDGGSSGGGTRRAQTEGSYVCAVCGKKYKYYNCFQTHVRAHRGKIFIIFINFFL